Proteins from one Bacteroidota bacterium genomic window:
- a CDS encoding ribonuclease HII, whose amino-acid sequence MLKPYFDKSLLEAGCDEAGRGCLAGPVFAAAVILPKSPSLSLPEGKGVSPLRGDGRGAWTFLEKVNDSKKLTHEVRMELRPIIEKIALSYVVEKVSVEEIDEINILNASFLAMHRAIAKLEFEPELLLIDGNRFTKYNSTSGKKIAHQCIIEGDGKYLSIACASILAKTYRDDYMNELHEKFPNYIWNQNKGYATRAHRFAIEQFGATEHHRKSFTLLPSQYELDF is encoded by the coding sequence ATGCTCAAACCCTATTTCGATAAATCACTTTTAGAAGCCGGTTGCGATGAAGCAGGAAGAGGTTGCCTTGCTGGTCCTGTATTTGCTGCTGCTGTGATATTACCAAAAAGCCCATCCCTATCCCTTCCCGAAGGGAAGGGAGTTTCTCCCCTTCGGGGAGACGGAAGAGGGGCTTGGACTTTTCTTGAAAAAGTTAATGATTCCAAAAAACTTACACATGAAGTCAGGATGGAACTTCGCCCCATCATTGAAAAAATTGCTTTGTCCTATGTTGTTGAAAAGGTGAGCGTGGAAGAAATTGACGAAATAAATATTCTCAACGCTTCTTTTCTTGCCATGCACCGCGCCATTGCGAAACTTGAGTTTGAACCCGAACTTCTTTTGATTGACGGCAACCGCTTCACAAAATATAATTCCACATCCGGAAAAAAAATTGCTCATCAGTGCATCATTGAGGGTGACGGAAAATATCTTTCCATTGCCTGCGCTTCCATTCTTGCCAAAACCTATCGTGATGATTACATGAATGAGCTGCATGAAAAATTTCCGAACTACATCTGGAATCAGAATAAGGGCTATGCTACCCGCGCGCACCGTTTCGCCATAGAGCAATTTGGAGCAACCGAGCATCACAGAAAAAGTTTTACGCTCCTGCCCTCCCAATATGAACTGGATTTCTAA
- the fahA gene encoding fumarylacetoacetase, which translates to MAKQNLKSWIPVEENSDFPIQNLPFGIFSPPKEVIAKHDKAKDILPRIGVAIGEYVLDLLELKKTGVFNALKFDTNVFAKSSLNDFIALGKKTTSAVRERISKLLEERNPELRDDEKTKAKVLHKMSEVEMLLPVEIGDYTDFYSSMEHAKNVGTMFRDPANAILPNWKHLPVGYHGRASSIVVSGTDFHRPKGQIKPADSETPIFSPTRSLDFELEMAFIIGKETKLGESISTKDAEDYIFGMVLLNDWSARDIQQWEYVPLGPFLGKNFCSSISPWVVTMDALENFRVAGPKQEPKVLPYLEYEGNKHYDINLEVLLQTPNSEPQTISKSNFKYMYWNMAQQLAHHTVNGCNIKIGDLMASGTISGATPDSYGSLLELTWKGTKPIKLSDGTERKFINDNDTVIVRGFSEKDGVRIGFGEVKGKVLPAK; encoded by the coding sequence ATGGCAAAACAAAATTTAAAATCATGGATTCCTGTTGAAGAGAACAGCGACTTCCCTATACAAAATCTTCCTTTTGGAATTTTCTCTCCGCCAAAAGAAGTAATTGCAAAACATGATAAAGCAAAAGATATTTTACCCCGCATTGGCGTTGCGATAGGAGAGTATGTGCTGGACCTTCTTGAACTGAAAAAAACAGGTGTGTTCAACGCGCTGAAATTTGATACGAATGTTTTCGCGAAATCCTCTCTGAACGATTTTATTGCGCTCGGAAAGAAAACCACGAGTGCGGTTCGCGAAAGGATATCAAAACTGCTTGAAGAAAGAAATCCCGAACTGCGGGATGATGAAAAAACAAAAGCTAAAGTTCTTCACAAAATGAGTGAAGTGGAAATGTTGTTACCTGTCGAAATTGGCGACTACACTGATTTTTATTCAAGCATGGAGCATGCGAAAAATGTCGGAACGATGTTCCGCGATCCAGCGAATGCAATTTTACCAAACTGGAAACATCTGCCTGTTGGCTATCACGGAAGAGCATCATCTATCGTTGTCAGCGGAACAGATTTCCACCGACCGAAGGGACAAATAAAACCTGCGGATTCCGAAACTCCCATCTTCTCGCCCACTCGTTCACTTGATTTTGAACTTGAGATGGCTTTCATCATCGGAAAAGAAACAAAACTCGGAGAAAGTATTTCTACAAAAGATGCTGAAGATTATATTTTCGGAATGGTTCTGCTTAACGACTGGAGCGCGCGTGATATTCAGCAATGGGAATATGTTCCGCTTGGTCCCTTTCTCGGAAAAAATTTCTGCTCTTCCATTTCTCCCTGGGTGGTAACAATGGATGCATTGGAAAACTTTCGCGTTGCAGGGCCAAAACAAGAACCGAAAGTTCTTCCTTATTTAGAGTATGAAGGAAACAAACATTACGATATTAATCTTGAAGTTCTTCTCCAAACCCCGAACTCCGAACCCCAAACTATTTCCAAATCCAATTTCAAATACATGTACTGGAATATGGCTCAGCAACTCGCGCATCACACCGTAAACGGATGCAACATAAAAATTGGCGACCTGATGGCAAGCGGCACTATCAGCGGTGCAACTCCTGATTCGTACGGGAGCCTGCTTGAACTCACATGGAAAGGAACCAAGCCAATAAAACTTTCTGACGGCACGGAAAGAAAATTCATAAACGATAATGATACGGTTATCGTGCGCGGATTTTCCGAGAAAGATGGAGTGAGAATTGGATTTGGAGAAGTGAAAGGAAAAGTTTTACCAGCAAAATGA
- a CDS encoding MBL fold metallo-hydrolase, with the protein MKITFLGTGTSQGVPIIGCKCRVCDSLNPKDKRLRSSVMIEVNKKRFVIDTGPDFRQQMIRERVDRIDAVIYTHEHRDHVAGLDDLRAFNYIMKKKMDLYASELTQQAIHEQFGYVFNEKKYPGIPEVNFHTIENKSFTIEGVEFIPILVKHMHLDVLGFRVGNFTYITDANFISEKEKKKIYGSEILVLNALRKEKHISHFNLEEAIKLAQELNCKRTFLVHISHQMGLHEEVEDELPENIHLAFDGLHINM; encoded by the coding sequence ATGAAAATCACTTTTCTCGGCACCGGCACCTCTCAAGGCGTTCCCATCATCGGGTGCAAATGCAGGGTTTGCGATTCGCTTAATCCGAAAGACAAACGCTTGCGTTCATCGGTAATGATTGAAGTTAATAAGAAAAGATTTGTGATTGATACAGGTCCTGATTTCCGCCAGCAGATGATTAGAGAAAGAGTGGACAGAATTGACGCAGTCATTTACACGCACGAACACCGCGACCATGTGGCGGGGTTGGATGATTTACGCGCATTCAATTATATCATGAAAAAGAAAATGGATTTGTATGCAAGCGAACTAACACAACAGGCAATCCACGAACAGTTTGGCTATGTATTCAATGAAAAAAAATATCCCGGCATTCCCGAAGTGAATTTTCACACCATAGAAAATAAATCCTTCACGATTGAAGGTGTTGAATTCATTCCCATTCTTGTAAAACACATGCATTTGGATGTGCTGGGTTTTCGAGTAGGAAATTTCACATACATTACCGATGCAAATTTTATATCTGAAAAAGAGAAGAAGAAAATTTACGGCTCAGAAATCCTCGTGCTGAACGCTCTGAGAAAAGAAAAACATATTTCTCATTTCAATCTTGAAGAAGCGATAAAACTTGCCCAAGAATTAAATTGCAAAAGAACTTTCTTGGTTCACATCAGCCATCAAATGGGGTTGCATGAAGAAGTGGAAGATGAGTTGCCGGAGAATATTCATTTGGCGTTTGATGGGCTGCATATTAATATGTAA
- a CDS encoding methyltransferase domain-containing protein, translated as MLVKPFKIKLAEKYLTKEDINILDVGAGSHSPTITKQWLPKCHYTAIDISKSYNNDQSDFNAMDEFIEMDLTKLEFGIIPENNYHLIVMSHVIEHLHNGDKVIAGLIPKLKKGGIIYLEFPSERSVNFPSKPETLNFYDDPTHCRIFSVKEVSEILVQNQMSILSAGIRKQLINIILMPFKIIYQSITKGYVRAGVYWDYYGFAEYVCARK; from the coding sequence ATGCTTGTTAAACCCTTCAAAATAAAATTAGCCGAAAAGTATCTGACGAAAGAGGATATAAATATTCTCGATGTCGGAGCAGGCAGCCACTCTCCCACCATCACAAAACAATGGCTCCCCAAATGCCATTACACAGCAATAGATATTTCTAAAAGTTATAACAACGATCAATCCGATTTCAACGCAATGGACGAATTCATCGAAATGGATTTAACCAAACTCGAATTCGGTATCATCCCCGAAAATAACTACCACCTGATAGTGATGAGCCACGTAATCGAACACCTCCACAATGGCGATAAAGTAATTGCCGGCTTAATCCCTAAACTCAAAAAAGGCGGAATCATCTATCTCGAATTTCCATCAGAGCGAAGCGTAAACTTTCCTTCCAAACCCGAAACACTTAATTTTTATGACGACCCCACCCATTGCCGGATTTTCTCAGTGAAGGAAGTGAGTGAAATTCTTGTACAAAACCAAATGAGTATTTTATCTGCCGGAATCAGAAAGCAACTTATCAATATCATCCTCATGCCCTTCAAAATAATTTATCAATCCATAACAAAAGGATACGTCCGCGCAGGAGTTTATTGGGATTATTACGGATTTGCTGAGTATGTTTGCGCCAGAAAGTAA
- a CDS encoding ABC transporter permease subunit, protein MRKVFQFIVNPLFRSKRIPDISSSGNFWSNIKKQFTHNRLGVFSLRFLYFFILISLLADILANEKPLIAKYEGNIYFPVFRSYAVDLGMAQWQKEFQNIEWNHLNYDWKVFPPIPYLPQNMDRNNVHSVSPFGEQHVASLRWRHWLGTDELGRDVLSGMIHGTRTALTVGLVSMGIASLFGILIGALAGYFGDERLKISRAGVVMNVLFFFLAIFWAFIARSYEITDALSVSFGKFFLQILFSVFIMAVTMLVGNILAIPFKFIPFLKKKIFIPVDIILSRFIEIMVSVPTLFLIISISAIVSHPSIYIVMTIIGLTSWPTIARFIRAEMLRIRSLEYIEAAHALGYSEGRVILRHAIPNALSPVLITIAFGIAAAILIESTLSFLGVGVSPETVTWGSLLAEARQTPSAWWLAILPGTAIFLTVTIFNLIGEALTDALDPRQKK, encoded by the coding sequence ATGCGAAAGGTTTTTCAATTCATAGTTAATCCGCTCTTTCGCTCCAAAAGAATTCCTGACATTTCTTCCTCCGGAAATTTCTGGAGCAACATTAAAAAACAATTCACTCACAACCGTCTTGGAGTTTTTTCACTTCGCTTTCTTTATTTTTTTATTCTCATTTCCCTGCTGGCGGATATTCTTGCGAATGAAAAACCACTTATTGCAAAATACGAAGGCAACATTTATTTTCCTGTCTTCCGTTCGTATGCTGTTGATTTAGGAATGGCACAATGGCAAAAAGAGTTTCAAAACATAGAATGGAACCATCTGAATTATGACTGGAAAGTTTTCCCTCCCATTCCGTATCTTCCGCAAAACATGGATAGGAATAATGTGCATTCAGTTTCCCCTTTCGGAGAACAGCATGTCGCATCGCTGCGTTGGAGGCACTGGCTTGGCACGGATGAACTGGGAAGAGATGTGTTATCAGGAATGATTCACGGAACAAGAACTGCGCTCACTGTCGGATTGGTTTCCATGGGTATCGCTTCGCTCTTCGGAATTTTGATTGGAGCGCTTGCCGGATATTTCGGAGATGAAAGGTTAAAAATTTCAAGAGCAGGTGTTGTAATGAATGTTTTGTTTTTCTTTCTCGCCATTTTCTGGGCATTCATCGCCCGCTCCTATGAAATCACCGATGCGCTTTCCGTTTCTTTCGGAAAATTCTTCCTGCAGATATTGTTTTCTGTTTTCATCATGGCAGTAACAATGCTTGTCGGAAATATTCTCGCTATTCCATTTAAGTTTATCCCGTTTCTCAAAAAGAAAATTTTTATTCCTGTTGATATTATTCTTTCCAGATTCATTGAAATAATGGTTTCAGTTCCCACTTTGTTTCTCATCATTTCCATTTCTGCTATCGTATCTCATCCTTCCATTTACATTGTGATGACCATCATCGGACTTACTTCCTGGCCAACCATTGCCCGTTTCATTCGCGCTGAGATGCTTCGCATTCGTTCATTGGAATATATTGAAGCCGCACACGCGCTCGGTTATTCAGAAGGAAGAGTGATTCTCCGCCACGCAATTCCCAACGCACTTTCTCCCGTGCTCATCACCATTGCTTTCGGCATTGCAGCTGCCATCTTAATTGAATCAACGCTTTCTTTTTTAGGCGTGGGCGTTTCTCCTGAAACGGTTACATGGGGTTCATTGCTTGCTGAAGCGCGGCAGACACCTTCAGCATGGTGGCTCGCTATCCTCCCCGGAACAGCGATTTTTCTTACCGTTACAATTTTTAATTTGATTGGAGAAGCGCTGACGGATGCACTGGACCCAAGACAAAAAAAGTAG
- a CDS encoding oligosaccharide flippase family protein, with protein sequence MQKKFVTNLAFLLLLNLLIKPFHVLFIDVNWQNTVHAENFGLYFALFNFSFVLNIILDFGITNFNNKNIAQNNHLLTKHFSSLVVLKLLLALLYILLAFIVGLVIQYDYRLMKLMLLLGFNQFLISFIAYLRSNIAGLLLFWVDSIVSVLDRVILITISCLLLWGHILDRELDIMDYVYAQTISYSITAVIAFIIVFRKAQFAKFKLTRAFAMMILKKSFPFAVLMMLMACYNRLDTVMVERMLPNGAEQAGIYAQGYRLLDAANMIAFLFAGLLLPIFSRMLKLKEPVEALVKTAFILLITPGIVVAVGCWFYSTELMSLLYKEHIESASVIFPILMSCFVAISTSYIFGTLLTANGNLRELNLMAASGILINVAMNLFLIPKFQAAGSAVSSLTTQFLTALIQIIIAQSVFKFRINYRLILTLIVFITGVILINYFSLKIHHGLLSENHRWMVNFIVMVAGCGAWAFAIRLVSIKSMVRIMKYG encoded by the coding sequence ATGCAGAAAAAATTCGTCACCAACCTCGCCTTTCTTCTCCTCCTCAACCTGCTCATCAAGCCTTTTCACGTACTCTTCATTGATGTCAACTGGCAAAATACCGTCCATGCCGAAAACTTCGGACTCTATTTCGCCCTTTTCAACTTTTCATTCGTCCTCAACATCATTCTCGATTTCGGCATCACCAACTTCAACAATAAAAACATTGCCCAGAACAATCACCTCCTTACAAAACACTTCTCTTCTCTTGTTGTCCTGAAACTGCTGTTAGCCCTCCTTTACATTTTGCTTGCATTCATCGTTGGGCTTGTCATTCAATACGACTACCGCCTCATGAAACTCATGCTCCTGCTCGGCTTCAACCAGTTTCTCATTTCATTTATTGCCTACCTGCGCTCAAACATTGCAGGGCTTCTTCTTTTCTGGGTAGATAGCATTGTGTCGGTTCTTGACAGAGTCATTCTCATTACGATTAGCTGCCTATTGCTCTGGGGACACATACTGGATAGAGAACTCGACATCATGGATTATGTTTACGCTCAAACCATTTCCTATTCAATCACCGCTGTCATAGCTTTTATTATTGTATTCCGCAAGGCACAGTTCGCAAAATTCAAACTCACACGCGCCTTTGCCATGATGATACTGAAAAAAAGTTTTCCCTTTGCTGTGCTGATGATGCTCATGGCATGCTACAACCGCCTCGATACCGTAATGGTAGAGCGCATGCTTCCCAACGGAGCCGAACAGGCAGGCATTTACGCCCAGGGATACCGGCTTTTAGATGCAGCAAACATGATTGCCTTTCTTTTTGCCGGATTATTGCTTCCGATTTTTTCACGCATGTTGAAGTTGAAGGAACCTGTTGAAGCGCTGGTGAAAACAGCATTTATTCTTCTCATCACCCCGGGAATTGTTGTTGCCGTGGGCTGCTGGTTTTATTCAACAGAATTAATGTCATTGCTCTATAAAGAGCACATTGAATCAGCATCCGTTATTTTTCCTATCCTCATGTCCTGCTTTGTTGCTATCTCTACTTCCTATATTTTCGGAACGCTCCTCACCGCAAACGGAAACCTCCGCGAACTCAACCTCATGGCGGCAAGCGGCATACTGATTAATGTTGCCATGAATTTATTTCTGATTCCAAAGTTCCAGGCAGCCGGCTCTGCCGTTTCAAGTTTGACAACGCAATTTCTCACTGCCCTTATTCAGATTATCATCGCGCAAAGTGTTTTCAAATTCAGAATCAATTACCGGCTTATACTTACACTGATTGTATTTATCACAGGAGTGATTCTGATAAATTATTTCTCGCTGAAGATTCATCACGGCTTGTTGTCTGAAAATCATCGCTGGATGGTGAATTTTATTGTCATGGTGGCGGGTTGCGGTGCATGGGCGTTTGCCATCCGCCTGGTCAGCATAAAATCCATGGTCAGAATTATGAAATATGGATAA
- a CDS encoding glycosyltransferase family 4 protein yields the protein MIIAVNTRLLLKDKLEGIGWFTYESLKRITKNHPEHKFLFLFDRPFSEEFIFSDNILPIVISPQARHPFLWYWWFEQSIPKIFHKHEPDLFLSPDGFLSLSSSLKQIPVIHDLNFEYYPQDIPLLARKFFKIYFPKYAKKADRIATVSEYSKRDISKLYKVSPEKIDVVYDGANEAFKPVSESSGLKVLPNGEDLGGASYFLFVGALSPRKNIARLLKAFDEFKKTETSEMKLLVVGEKLFMTSEIENVYSSMKFKSDVIFTGRLGTNDLKDVMASAFALVFVPYFEGFGIPIAEAMYCDVPVITSNVTSMPEVAGNAGLLVDPFSVDSIKNGMMKIYKDESVRNQLITNGRKQRENFSWNKTAEKLWSCMEKVLS from the coding sequence ATGATCATCGCAGTTAACACCCGCCTCTTACTCAAAGACAAGCTCGAAGGTATCGGCTGGTTCACCTATGAATCGCTGAAGCGGATTACAAAAAATCATCCGGAACATAAATTTCTTTTTCTGTTTGATCGCCCTTTCTCCGAAGAATTTATTTTTTCAGATAATATTTTACCGATAGTAATTAGCCCTCAAGCGCGCCATCCTTTTCTCTGGTATTGGTGGTTTGAGCAATCAATCCCCAAAATCTTTCACAAGCACGAGCCGGATTTATTTCTTTCTCCTGATGGTTTTCTTTCATTGAGTTCTTCGCTGAAACAAATTCCTGTTATTCACGATTTGAATTTTGAATATTATCCTCAGGATATTCCCTTACTAGCAAGAAAGTTTTTTAAAATATATTTTCCAAAGTACGCGAAGAAAGCAGACCGCATTGCCACCGTTTCGGAATATTCAAAACGGGATATATCAAAACTCTACAAGGTCTCTCCTGAGAAAATTGATGTGGTGTATGATGGAGCGAATGAAGCATTCAAACCCGTTTCTGAATCTAGCGGATTGAAAGTCCTACCCAATGGGGAGGATTTAGGAGGGGCTTCCTATTTTCTTTTTGTAGGCGCTCTTTCTCCACGCAAAAACATTGCACGTTTGCTTAAGGCATTCGATGAATTCAAAAAAACAGAAACATCAGAAATGAAATTGCTTGTTGTTGGAGAAAAACTATTTATGACAAGCGAAATAGAAAATGTTTATTCTTCCATGAAGTTTAAGAGCGATGTTATTTTCACAGGAAGATTAGGCACAAATGATTTGAAAGATGTGATGGCTTCTGCGTTTGCACTGGTTTTTGTTCCCTACTTTGAAGGTTTTGGAATTCCTATTGCGGAAGCCATGTATTGCGATGTGCCTGTGATAACTTCAAATGTAACCTCCATGCCCGAAGTCGCAGGAAATGCGGGACTGTTGGTTGATCCCTTTTCAGTTGATTCAATAAAAAACGGAATGATGAAAATTTATAAAGATGAATCAGTACGCAATCAACTGATAACAAACGGAAGAAAACAAAGAGAAAATTTTTCCTGGAATAAAACAGCGGAGAAACTTTGGAGTTGTATGGAAAAAGTACTTTCGTAA
- a CDS encoding OmpA family protein, which produces MKSFLLKIFKPINLLCFCFPLLMGGVGGGHLFSQDFLGYSNSNYAGVSGIDLNPATIADSRYKFDMTLVGFSFNIANNYIGLNKDGRKYLLSGDSSEFKKEKYLTERINSDRKSVFLGQQLVLPSFMITLSPKHAIALNVRERTFLNIDGIDQPLAHQLYEALGDSLNYKQRFQNERVSIDMMTWIEYGATYARVLKDDGDKFIKAGARVKFLQGLWASYVYINNFDYNFESDSTLSVYNTGVNYGHSNSFSLADNMVKYQFGSKPSFGFDLGAVYEWRPDREKFRYDMDGKTGLDMRYANKYKLRAGFSILDIGSIKFEKSTIGDFTADVQNWWIDTLKMDTSKAPMVNIDSILKSRFQQTEAIADFKMNLPTALSAQVDYNIWKNVYANFTAYYAFKFSKNKDKVHEITAFSITPRWDWKWFGVFMPLSFNAYRNLHLGLSARLGPLIIGTNNLAPFLGNRDIFSADFHFLLKIPIMYRKPKDKDKDHVSNKKDKCKDVPGTWEFAGCPDRDLDHIPDNIDECPDDPGLPEFNGCPDRDGDKIIDKNDSCPDVAGLAELNGCPDKDGDKITDKRDSCPDDAGLAEYNGCPDRDFDRIIDKNDLCPDDSGTVELFGCPDKDFDGITDKEDRCPDKPGPKENDGCPLARLHLLDKQGNIIATAIIDKEGKFNFIQLPSDELALLKLESYDVLIVNEVSVTLGKIIRVARRGVDGYFHFEQLSADENKIGKLDIPDTQIQLKKAEAEKVQKAMESLEFDFGKDAIRPSSMDGLDLLAELLQQNSEWRLKLSGHTDNVASMQFNMKLSEKRVEAVKKYLVSKKGIASDRIVLKWFGPSKPIATNDTEEGKQKNRRVEFLIIK; this is translated from the coding sequence GTGAAAAGTTTTTTGTTGAAAATTTTCAAGCCAATTAACCTGCTTTGCTTTTGCTTTCCCCTCCTAATGGGAGGGGTTGGGGGTGGGCATCTTTTCTCTCAGGATTTTCTCGGCTATTCCAATAGCAACTACGCGGGTGTGAGCGGAATAGATTTGAATCCTGCCACCATTGCCGACAGCCGTTACAAGTTTGACATGACGCTGGTCGGTTTCAGTTTTAACATTGCGAATAATTACATTGGTCTGAATAAAGATGGGCGCAAATATCTTCTTTCGGGAGACTCAAGCGAATTCAAAAAAGAAAAATATCTCACCGAGAGAATAAATTCCGACCGCAAATCTGTTTTCCTCGGACAGCAACTTGTTCTTCCCTCGTTCATGATTACTCTTTCTCCCAAACACGCCATTGCACTCAATGTAAGAGAAAGAACTTTTCTGAACATTGACGGCATTGACCAGCCCCTCGCTCACCAGTTGTATGAAGCGCTCGGGGACAGTTTGAATTATAAGCAGCGTTTTCAAAATGAGCGAGTGAGTATTGATATGATGACATGGATTGAATACGGAGCAACGTATGCGCGCGTGCTTAAAGATGATGGAGATAAATTCATTAAGGCAGGAGCGCGTGTGAAATTTTTACAGGGACTTTGGGCTTCGTACGTGTACATAAATAATTTTGATTACAATTTTGAGAGCGACAGCACCCTTTCTGTTTACAATACAGGTGTTAATTACGGGCACTCCAATTCTTTTTCCCTTGCTGACAATATGGTTAAATATCAGTTCGGCTCAAAGCCATCCTTTGGCTTTGATTTGGGAGCAGTGTATGAGTGGAGGCCGGATAGGGAAAAATTCCGCTATGACATGGATGGCAAAACAGGATTAGACATGCGCTATGCGAATAAGTACAAACTCCGCGCAGGATTTTCCATTCTTGACATAGGAAGCATCAAGTTTGAAAAATCCACCATTGGCGATTTCACTGCCGATGTTCAGAACTGGTGGATTGACACCTTAAAAATGGATACTTCCAAAGCGCCAATGGTTAACATCGACAGCATACTTAAATCCCGTTTTCAACAAACAGAAGCAATTGCAGATTTCAAAATGAATCTGCCCACCGCTCTCAGCGCACAAGTGGATTATAATATCTGGAAAAACGTTTACGCAAACTTCACCGCCTATTACGCATTTAAGTTTTCGAAGAACAAAGACAAAGTTCATGAAATCACCGCCTTCAGCATTACTCCCCGATGGGATTGGAAATGGTTTGGCGTGTTTATGCCTCTTTCGTTTAACGCATACCGTAATTTGCATTTGGGTTTATCTGCCCGTCTCGGTCCACTAATCATTGGTACAAATAATCTTGCGCCTTTTCTCGGAAACCGGGATATTTTCAGTGCCGATTTTCATTTCCTGCTGAAGATTCCAATCATGTATAGAAAACCGAAAGACAAGGACAAAGACCACGTTTCCAATAAAAAAGACAAATGCAAAGATGTGCCCGGCACATGGGAATTTGCCGGCTGTCCTGACAGAGATTTGGATCACATTCCCGATAATATTGATGAGTGCCCCGATGATCCAGGTTTGCCTGAGTTCAACGGATGTCCAGACCGCGATGGAGATAAAATCATAGACAAAAACGATTCATGCCCGGATGTTGCCGGTCTTGCAGAACTCAACGGATGCCCCGATAAAGACGGAGATAAAATTACCGATAAACGCGATTCTTGTCCTGACGATGCGGGCTTGGCTGAATACAACGGCTGCCCCGATAGGGACTTCGACAGAATTATTGATAAGAATGATTTATGCCCCGATGATTCCGGAACCGTAGAACTCTTCGGTTGCCCCGATAAAGATTTTGACGGCATCACCGATAAAGAAGACCGCTGCCCCGATAAACCCGGACCAAAAGAAAATGATGGATGCCCCCTCGCCAGACTTCATTTACTCGACAAACAAGGAAATATCATAGCCACTGCAATTATTGACAAAGAAGGCAAGTTTAATTTTATACAACTCCCTTCTGATGAGTTGGCGCTGCTCAAACTTGAATCCTACGATGTGCTTATAGTCAATGAAGTGAGCGTTACGTTAGGAAAAATTATTCGTGTTGCCCGCAGAGGAGTTGACGGATATTTCCATTTCGAACAATTATCGGCCGATGAAAACAAAATCGGCAAACTTGATATTCCCGATACCCAGATTCAACTCAAGAAAGCCGAAGCGGAAAAAGTGCAGAAGGCAATGGAATCACTCGAGTTTGATTTCGGAAAAGACGCTATCCGCCCTTCCTCTATGGACGGGCTTGATTTGCTCGCTGAACTGCTGCAGCAAAATTCCGAATGGAGATTGAAACTTTCAGGGCATACCGATAATGTAGCATCCATGCAGTTTAATATGAAACTTTCTGAAAAACGCGTAGAGGCAGTTAAAAAATACCTCGTAAGCAAAAAAGGAATCGCCTCAGACCGCATTGTTCTCAAATGGTTCGGACCGTCCAAACCCATTGCAACAAATGATACAGAAGAAGGCAAACAGAAAAATCGCAGAGTGGAATTTCTGATAATAAAGTAA